One region of Brachybacterium saurashtrense genomic DNA includes:
- a CDS encoding lactonase family protein produces the protein MTTTALLAAGGYSRSGSGRGPGITLLALSDDGPGSVPALRPRATVDLPDPSFLLWSEDGTVLHAVLETDPSRVVALRVAPDGDGMEILGDLALRGGGACHLARGTDPSTLLVAQYGAGTVETVRLDAEGVPRETIDVDDHGEHEDRGGHGAEVRAHPHQVVRLPGTALLAVPDLGLDRVLLYGQQLDGTIDLAGEIPVGRGSGPRHLAADHESEQLHLSCELSGMVATAVRSASTPPRSLPSALRGPSRRWGVRSMIPASARPGANAVSHLELTADESALLVANRGPDTLSVLSLDGMRPQLVAEVEVGAHPRHFTQVGDLVLVAAQEGDRIDVLRRRGEQLEPAADPVTMPSVACLAVRP, from the coding sequence ATGACCACCACCGCACTGCTCGCCGCCGGCGGGTACTCCCGCAGCGGCTCGGGGCGCGGCCCCGGGATCACGCTGCTGGCGCTGAGCGACGACGGGCCGGGGAGCGTCCCCGCCCTCCGGCCGCGGGCGACGGTGGACCTCCCCGATCCCTCCTTCCTGCTCTGGAGCGAGGACGGCACGGTGCTGCACGCGGTGCTCGAGACGGACCCCAGCCGGGTGGTGGCCCTGCGCGTCGCGCCCGACGGCGACGGGATGGAGATCCTCGGCGATCTCGCCCTCCGCGGCGGCGGCGCCTGCCACCTCGCCCGCGGCACGGACCCCTCCACGCTGCTGGTCGCCCAGTACGGCGCCGGCACCGTGGAGACCGTGCGCCTGGATGCCGAGGGCGTGCCGCGCGAGACCATCGACGTGGACGACCACGGCGAGCACGAGGACCGCGGCGGGCACGGCGCGGAGGTGCGCGCCCACCCCCACCAGGTGGTGCGCCTGCCCGGCACGGCGCTGCTGGCCGTGCCGGACCTGGGCCTGGACCGGGTGCTGCTGTACGGCCAGCAGCTCGACGGGACCATCGACCTCGCCGGGGAGATCCCCGTGGGGCGCGGCAGCGGGCCGCGCCACCTCGCCGCCGATCACGAGTCCGAGCAGCTCCATCTCTCCTGCGAGCTCTCGGGGATGGTCGCGACCGCCGTCCGCTCCGCGTCCACGCCGCCGCGCTCCCTGCCCTCCGCGCTGCGCGGCCCCTCGCGCCGCTGGGGCGTGCGCTCGATGATCCCGGCCAGCGCACGTCCCGGGGCCAACGCCGTCTCCCACCTCGAGCTCACCGCGGACGAGTCCGCGCTGCTGGTGGCCAACCGCGGCCCGGACACCCTCTCCGTGCTCTCCCTGGACGGGATGCGCCCGCAACTGGTCGCGGAGGTGGAGGTGGGCGCCCATCCACGCCACTTCACGCAGGTGGGGGATCTGGTGCTGGTCGCTGCGCAGGAAGGGGACAGGATCGACGTGCTGCGCCGCCGCGGGGAGCAGCTCGAGCCCGCCGCGGACCCCGTGACGATGCCGTCCGTCGCGTGCCTGGCCGTCCGCCCCTGA
- a CDS encoding threonine/serine ThrE exporter family protein — protein MPTDSARLHAVFDLAMRIGEGLLTNGAAASEVTATVLRVTSSSGLRNVSVQVTFNEVTISYLADESATPFTRVRSASARVQDFARLAAFEDISHGYLAGDLSLDEARRLASAIPQRQPQYRIPLVVSGFAVMGGAAALFFGAGSLVVIAATLAAGLLIAIGELLARWNIPPFYSQVLGGFVAVGGAVAVALIDSTVSPSIVVISCIIVQLAGLSSISAVQDAVTGWYVTAAGRILEALMLTVGLVAGVRGGLLLADVIGADISVSASIPLNLATVLVVVISGLGMGLGYGVGTQVPARLLLTAAVVAAGSGIIAHLISALLDRTVAVGVAAFATGIVATALADRLRAPALAFVMAGVIPLVPGSRIYRGLLGLGDDLSVGVGELLGAAEIAVAIASAVVLGQLLASRIMPYFRRSGIAYTPAISSPFTTLRRRRVTLGSRRIRRRHGAPVIEPSTMTGEMTALSSTMFDDPSVLEDLEPPSDLEERSGQPRDREESP, from the coding sequence TGCCGTGTTCGACCTCGCCATGAGGATCGGCGAGGGCCTGCTCACCAACGGCGCCGCCGCCTCCGAGGTGACGGCCACGGTGCTGCGGGTCACCAGCTCCTCCGGTCTGCGCAACGTCTCCGTGCAGGTCACGTTCAACGAGGTGACGATCTCCTATCTCGCGGACGAGTCCGCGACCCCGTTCACCCGTGTGCGCTCGGCGAGCGCCAGGGTGCAGGACTTCGCACGGCTCGCCGCCTTCGAGGACATCTCCCACGGCTATCTCGCCGGCGACCTCTCGCTGGACGAGGCGCGCCGGCTCGCCTCCGCGATCCCGCAGCGTCAGCCCCAGTACCGGATCCCGCTGGTGGTCTCCGGCTTCGCCGTGATGGGCGGGGCCGCGGCGCTGTTCTTCGGCGCGGGCAGCCTGGTGGTGATCGCCGCGACCCTCGCCGCCGGGCTCCTCATCGCCATCGGCGAGCTGCTGGCCCGCTGGAACATCCCGCCGTTCTACAGCCAGGTGCTGGGCGGCTTCGTCGCGGTGGGCGGCGCGGTCGCGGTGGCGCTCATCGACTCCACCGTGAGCCCCTCGATCGTGGTGATCTCCTGCATCATCGTCCAGCTGGCGGGGCTGTCCTCGATCAGCGCCGTGCAGGACGCCGTCACCGGCTGGTACGTCACCGCCGCCGGGCGCATCCTCGAGGCGCTGATGCTCACCGTGGGCCTGGTGGCCGGGGTGCGGGGCGGCCTGCTGCTGGCGGACGTGATCGGCGCGGACATCTCCGTCAGCGCCTCCATCCCGCTGAACCTCGCCACCGTGCTGGTGGTGGTGATCTCCGGCCTCGGGATGGGGCTCGGCTACGGGGTGGGCACCCAGGTGCCGGCACGGCTGCTGCTCACCGCCGCCGTGGTCGCGGCCGGCTCCGGGATCATCGCGCACCTGATCTCCGCCCTGCTGGACCGCACGGTCGCGGTGGGCGTGGCCGCCTTCGCCACCGGCATCGTCGCCACCGCGCTCGCGGACCGTCTGCGCGCCCCGGCCCTCGCCTTCGTGATGGCCGGGGTGATCCCGCTGGTGCCCGGCAGCCGCATCTACCGGGGCCTGCTGGGCCTCGGGGACGACCTCTCCGTGGGCGTGGGAGAGCTGCTCGGCGCCGCGGAGATCGCCGTCGCGATCGCCTCCGCGGTGGTGCTGGGGCAGCTGCTCGCCTCGCGGATCATGCCCTACTTCCGCCGCAGCGGGATCGCCTACACCCCGGCGATCTCCTCGCCGTTCACCACCCTGCGACGCCGCCGCGTCACGCTCGGATCGCGGCGGATCCGGCGCCGTCACGGCGCCCCGGTGATCGAGCCGTCTACGATGACCGGTGAGATGACAGCGCTGTCCTCGACCATGTTCGACGACCCCTCGGTTCTCGAGGACCTCGAACCGCCCTCGGATCTCGAGGAGCGCTCGGGACAGCCCCGCGACCGGGAGGAGTCCCCATGA